Part of the Arthrobacter sp. MMS18-M83 genome is shown below.
GCATCGAAAGCCAGTCCACGTCCACCAAGATCCTTGCGCCCGAACTGTTGTACGGCGAACCGGACCTCACCATCAAGGTTGTCCGTGACGTCTTCAACGAGGACTTCTCGAAGCTCATCGTCTCCGGCGACGAAGCCTGGGACACCATCGAGGCCTACGTGACCTACGTGGCTCCGGATCTGGTAGGCCGCCTTGAGAAGTGGACTTCAGACCAGGACATCTTCTCGGCATGGCGCGTGGACGAACAGATCCACAAGGCATTGGATCGCAAGGTCTTCCTGCCCTCCGGCGGCTCCCTCGTGATCGACCGCACCGAAGCCATGACCGTTGTTGACGTCAACACCGGGAAGTTCACCGGCAGCGGTGGCAACCTCGAGGAAACCGTCACCAAGAACAACCTTGAAGCTGCCGAAGAAGTGGTCCGTCAGCTGCGCTTGCGCGACATCGGCGGAATCATCGTCATCGACTTCATCGACATGGTCCTGGAATCCAACCGCGATCTCGTGTTGCGCCGCCTGGTCGAGTGCCTCGGCCGGGACCGCACCAAGCACCAGGTTGCCGAAGTGACCTCGCTTGGCTTGGTCCAGATGACCCGCAAGCGCATGGGCACCGGCCTGCTTGAGGTCTTCGGCGAGCAGTGTGAGACGTGTGCTGGACGGGGAATCGTCACCCACGACGAGCCCGTGGAGCACCGCCGGGCCAATGTGGTGGCCGCCGAACACCACCACCCGCGCACTGAGTCACAGCCGGCCGTCCGCCCGGAGCAGCGCAAGCGCCGCCGCGGCAGGGGTACGGGGCAAGGGACAACTGAGCTCCCGCTGACCCCTCTGGCTCCGGTCCACGTCGAATCGACGGATCCCAATCGCCAGGCAGCAACCCGCGCTGCCCTCGCCACCATCGCGGCTGCCGCCCACGCTGCACACCTGCACGACGACGAGCTACACCACGCCGCGGATTCGCTCGCCGGCGGGCACGTAGCGGAAGCAACCCCGGTCCAGGCCCCCGCGGCCCCGGTCCAGGCTCCTGCCGCTTCTTCGAGTGGCGAGGAACGTTCAAAGCCTGTCCTGCGATTCGGCGGCGAGGAAGTGGCGTTGCCCTTCGTCCACCACGAAGAAGAGCCAGCGAGTGGCGCACCTGCCATGAGCTTGGATCTGTTGGCGCAGGCGTTCGCAGGCCTCGGCGAGGCCCCCGACACCGCGAGGATGGCGACAGAAGCCCAGGAAGCCCCCGCAGGGGCCTCCGCCGCTGCATCCGGGGAATCCTCGGAGTCGTCAGGATCGCCTGGACGCCGAGGTCGCCGCAACCGTAGTGCCAGCCGGGCCCAGGGTGCCGCCAACGCCACCGACGTGGAGCACCACGAGGTTGCCGCCCCTGCCTCCGGCGGGGCCGCGCACGAGGCCAAGGCTCCCGATGCTGCTCCGGCTAAGTCGACGGCGGCAGCGGAACCGATCATCCTCGGAGTCGGCGTGCCCAAGTCCGAGCTCTGAGCGAGTTACCCTGTCCGAAGCCCCGGCCGTTTCCGCTCCTGTGAAACCGCCGGGGCTTCGGCGTTGCTGGACATTTCAGCGGGCGCCGTGTGATCCGGGTTAAGCTAAAGGACTGACACGGGGTGCCGCGCACCAAGCCGGCTGAGACCAGACCCGTTGAACCTGTCCGGTTAGCACCGGCGAAGGGATGTCTCGTATGACTGTTTCAGCCCAATCAGCGGTCTACCCGCTCAAGGCCATCGAGCGCCCTATCCCCAGGGTCCTCAGCATTGCCGGCTCGGATCCTTCGGGTGGCGCCGGGATTCAAGCCGATCTGAAGAGCATTGCGGCCAACGGCGGCTACGGCATGGCCGTCATCACCGCGCTCACCGTGCAGAACACGCAGGGGGTCACTGCCGTCCATGTGCCTCCCGTGGCGTTCTTGCGCCAGCAGTTGGATGCCATTAGCACCGACATCACGGTTGATGCCGTCAAAATCGGCATGCTCGGGGACGCCGCGGTCATCCACGAAGTCCGCCGCTGGCTCGGCGAGGCGCGCCCCGCCGTCGTCGTGCTGGATCCGGTGATGATCGCCACCAGCGGCGACCGGCTCCTGGCGGAGTCCGCTGAAACCGCACTGCGGGAACTTCTGCCCCTCGCTGACTTGGTGACCCCCAACCTTCCTGAATTGGCCATGCTGCTTGGCGAACCTGAAGCCACTGACTGGGCATCGGCGCTGGAGCAGGGCAAACGCTTGGCTGCCGCCTGCGGAAACACCGTCCTGGTGAAGGGCGGCCATCTGCGGGGAGCCGACTGCCCGGACGCCCTCGTCAACACCGGGGGAGTCCTGAGCCAGGACGTCGTCGAGTTCGACGGCCTCCGGGTGGAGACCCGCAACAGCCATGGCACGGGGTGTTCCCTGTCCTCAGCGATGGCGACGGCGAAGGCGCGGCTTGGCGATTGGGAGTCAGCACTGCGTGTTGTCAAGCCCTGGCTCCAGGAGGCGCTGACCCAGTCCGAGGTGCTGGAAGTGGGGAAAGGCAACGGACCGATCCACCACTTCCACGCGCACCAGCACGCCCTCCAACCGGGTGCTTTCGCGGTCAGGATGTGGGACGCCGCCCAATCGGAACTCGAAGCGATCTACGGACTCGACTTCATCAGGGAACTGCGGTCCGGCGCGCTTGGTGAAGAGCAGTTCACCTACTACCTCTCGCAGGATGCCATCTATCTCAACGGCTATTCCCGGGTTCTGGCGCGGGCAAGTGCCCTCGCTCCCAGTGAAACCGAACAGCTGTTCTGGGCCCGCGGCTCGCAGATGTGCCTTGAAGTCGAGTCCGAGCTGCACCGGAACTGGCTCAGCGGACGCCAAGCCAGCGGAGAACCGGGACCCATCACCAAAGCCTACGTGGACCATTTGCTGGCGGCATCGGCGTCGGGCAGCTATGCCGTGTTGCTGGCCGCCGTCCTGCCCTGCTACTGGTTGTACGCCGAGGTGGGACAGCAGCTCCATCATGGCTATCTTCAGGCGGAAGCCTCCGAGGAGCACCCTTATGCGGACTGGCTGCGCACCTATGCGGACGAAGCGTTTGCGGAGGCTACCCGCAGAGCAATCGACATCACAGATGCTGCCGCGCAGGCAGCGTCCCCTGGGGAGCGGGCTGCGATGATGGAAGCATTCGCCCAGTCCTGCCGCTACGAAACTGCGTTCTTTGATGCTCCACGTGTGCATGGTTGAGCCTGGTTTCTGACGCGGAAAAGTTGGATCGTCAGGCCGTTTCGGCGGGAGCCGCAGCGTGTCGGACCAACGATCCGTACTTTTCCCGGCTGGCAGGGTAAGGTAGACGGGCACGGTACCGGACGGCGGCATAGCCAGTCTGTGGCAGCCATCCTGTGGCAGCCTCCGGGCCTGGCCTCATTTGCAGCCGAAGGCGAAACTAGCGTAATCTAGATCTTCGGTGCTTACGCCAACACTTGGGTTATGCCCCTAGAGACCTTTCATTTGGAACTAGCCTTTCACTTGGAACTGTTTGAGGGATGACTCATGGATTCCGTACCGGAGTCCACGGCGTTGAGGCACAGCGTGAACCAGGCCCGTTTTCGGATCGGGGTTCCGCACGCAAATTTAGTAATAAACGTCGAGAGAAGTGAGTGCCCAAGTGGTGTACGCGATTGTCCGCGCAGGCGGCCGCCAAGAAAAGGTTTCCGTTGGAGACTACGTAACCCTGAACCGCGTCCCCGGTGGAGCCGGCAGCACCCTTGAGCTGCCCGCACTGCTCTTGGTGGACGGTGACAAGGTCACCTCCGCTGCTGCGGATCTGGCCAAGGTCAAGGTTACGGCTGAGATCCTCGAAGACCTCCGTGGTCCGAAGATCGTCATCCAGAAGTTCAAGAACAAGACCGGCTACAAGAAGCGCCAGGGTCACCGTCAAGAACTGACCAAGAT
Proteins encoded:
- a CDS encoding bifunctional hydroxymethylpyrimidine kinase/phosphomethylpyrimidine kinase — encoded protein: MTVSAQSAVYPLKAIERPIPRVLSIAGSDPSGGAGIQADLKSIAANGGYGMAVITALTVQNTQGVTAVHVPPVAFLRQQLDAISTDITVDAVKIGMLGDAAVIHEVRRWLGEARPAVVVLDPVMIATSGDRLLAESAETALRELLPLADLVTPNLPELAMLLGEPEATDWASALEQGKRLAAACGNTVLVKGGHLRGADCPDALVNTGGVLSQDVVEFDGLRVETRNSHGTGCSLSSAMATAKARLGDWESALRVVKPWLQEALTQSEVLEVGKGNGPIHHFHAHQHALQPGAFAVRMWDAAQSELEAIYGLDFIRELRSGALGEEQFTYYLSQDAIYLNGYSRVLARASALAPSETEQLFWARGSQMCLEVESELHRNWLSGRQASGEPGPITKAYVDHLLAASASGSYAVLLAAVLPCYWLYAEVGQQLHHGYLQAEASEEHPYADWLRTYADEAFAEATRRAIDITDAAAQAASPGERAAMMEAFAQSCRYETAFFDAPRVHG
- the rplU gene encoding 50S ribosomal protein L21: MVYAIVRAGGRQEKVSVGDYVTLNRVPGGAGSTLELPALLLVDGDKVTSAAADLAKVKVTAEILEDLRGPKIVIQKFKNKTGYKKRQGHRQELTKIKITGIK